Proteins encoded within one genomic window of Salipaludibacillus agaradhaerens:
- a CDS encoding HD-GYP domain-containing protein, with product MNVKTQNLIPGCILAEDVYKRSNTPLLRKKTVLTEEHLRMLVVFLIERVKVEPILVNGEVFKPGEGISLELEEKESDLKQDIPEKEDTFIDYYLRAVQQFKRLFNDWKGGVKVDAFAVRNVFLPLYEQSPTKSDLMQLHHYSTKQDYIYFHSVAVSVFSALLGKRLGLKNGEVIQLGIAGLLADCGMAKLPFNAFERKSTLTSEQYEEVKKHPIIGYRMLEDTQGLTKNALVGILQHHEREDGSGYPLKEKGSKLHKYAKVIAIADVFHAMTSERYYRSKQSPYKVIDSLKVDQFGKLDHSLLNHLIQMTVDLSIGRKVRLNNGMIGEVLYQNYQHPTRPILKLIDEGEILLDLLKHPEIVIEEELLDFHREEEINV from the coding sequence ATGAATGTGAAAACACAAAATCTTATCCCTGGATGCATTTTAGCTGAAGATGTTTATAAACGATCGAATACACCATTGCTACGGAAGAAAACCGTTCTAACGGAAGAGCATTTACGAATGCTAGTTGTATTTTTAATTGAACGGGTAAAGGTAGAGCCTATCCTTGTAAATGGTGAGGTTTTTAAGCCTGGAGAAGGGATTAGTTTAGAGTTAGAGGAAAAAGAGTCAGATTTAAAACAAGACATTCCTGAAAAAGAAGATACTTTTATTGACTATTATTTACGAGCTGTCCAACAGTTTAAAAGGTTGTTTAATGATTGGAAAGGTGGCGTAAAAGTTGATGCTTTTGCTGTGAGGAACGTTTTCCTACCGTTATATGAACAGTCCCCCACTAAAAGTGATTTAATGCAACTCCATCACTATAGTACAAAGCAAGATTATATTTATTTTCATTCAGTTGCAGTCAGTGTTTTTAGTGCTTTATTGGGTAAACGATTAGGATTGAAAAACGGAGAAGTGATTCAATTAGGGATTGCAGGACTGTTAGCAGATTGTGGTATGGCAAAGTTACCATTTAACGCATTTGAGAGAAAAAGCACTTTAACTTCTGAACAGTATGAAGAGGTAAAGAAGCATCCAATCATTGGTTATCGCATGTTAGAAGATACCCAAGGGCTTACTAAAAATGCGTTAGTTGGAATTCTACAACATCATGAAAGAGAGGACGGAAGTGGTTACCCTCTAAAAGAAAAGGGAAGTAAGCTTCACAAATATGCAAAAGTGATTGCTATTGCTGATGTATTCCATGCCATGACTTCTGAAAGATATTATCGGTCTAAACAGTCCCCTTATAAAGTGATTGATTCATTGAAAGTGGACCAATTCGGCAAATTAGATCACTCTTTACTAAACCACCTTATTCAAATGACTGTAGATTTATCTATTGGAAGAAAAGTCCGTTTGAATAACGGGATGATCGGAGAAGTCCTTTATCAAAATTACCAGCATCCGACACGTCCAATACTTAAACTAATTGATGAAGGAGAAATATTACTCGATTTATTGAAGCACCCAGAGATTGTTATCGAGGAAGAATTATTGGACTTCCATAGAGAAGAAGAAATTAATGTGTAA
- a CDS encoding ArsA family ATPase yields the protein MNKVLQMMLNKKIIFCGGKGGVGKSTTASSLAIAATKNKKKVLLISTDPAHNLADLFHTSLSHKPKKVAENLSVIEIDSEKETDRYISQVKQHLKHAVKATLIDEVNRQLDLAKTAPGAEESALFQRLTTLIVEEKEHYDLLIIDTAPTGHTLRLITLPELMGAWMDGMIERRGKTMENYTQLIFDGQPVDDPIYRVLEERKEMFAKVRHTLLNKTETAFVFVVNPEKLPIQETFRAVTTLKRHDFPVSALIINKILPEEVEGVFFKAQKRQQHIYLKEIETVFSGIPTLCIPLLKEDITHVGHLAQVAHYLSDDKNLK from the coding sequence ATGAATAAAGTGCTGCAAATGATGTTAAATAAGAAAATTATCTTTTGTGGAGGAAAAGGAGGAGTGGGAAAATCAACGACTGCTTCCTCCCTTGCAATAGCCGCAACCAAAAATAAAAAAAAGGTTCTATTAATTTCTACAGATCCAGCTCATAATTTAGCTGATTTATTTCATACGAGTTTAAGTCATAAACCTAAAAAAGTGGCTGAAAATTTATCAGTGATTGAAATAGATTCTGAGAAAGAAACAGATCGCTATATATCTCAAGTGAAACAACATTTAAAACATGCTGTAAAAGCCACGCTGATCGACGAAGTCAATCGACAGTTGGACTTAGCTAAAACAGCACCAGGAGCTGAGGAATCAGCACTGTTTCAACGATTAACGACATTAATTGTTGAGGAAAAAGAACATTATGATTTACTTATTATTGATACAGCACCAACTGGTCATACACTCCGACTTATAACATTACCTGAATTAATGGGAGCTTGGATGGATGGCATGATAGAACGTCGGGGAAAAACAATGGAAAACTATACACAGCTAATTTTTGACGGGCAACCTGTTGACGATCCTATTTATCGTGTTTTGGAAGAACGAAAGGAGATGTTTGCAAAGGTACGTCATACGTTGCTAAATAAAACAGAAACAGCTTTTGTTTTTGTTGTGAATCCAGAGAAATTGCCTATCCAAGAAACATTTCGCGCTGTTACAACCTTAAAACGTCATGACTTCCCTGTAAGCGCTCTTATCATTAATAAAATTCTTCCAGAAGAAGTTGAAGGAGTTTTTTTCAAAGCGCAAAAAAGACAACAACATATTTACTTAAAGGAGATTGAAACGGTATTTAGCGGCATACCGACATTGTGTATACCGCTTTTAAAAGAAGATATTACACATGTGGGTCATTTGGCACAGGTCGCACATTATCTCAGTGACGATAAGAATTTAAAATAG
- a CDS encoding cory-CC-star protein produces the protein MGIKQWLQLYDDILRQGHRTEILRELRDEDDLFFLLLYSEALGIPNPVSFYTLELYPYMLDKFHDWHLRMGMEKSPLSGFRCC, from the coding sequence ATGGGCATTAAGCAATGGTTACAACTTTATGATGATATATTACGTCAAGGACATCGCACGGAAATACTGCGTGAATTAAGAGATGAAGATGATCTTTTTTTTCTACTTCTTTATTCGGAAGCACTTGGTATCCCTAACCCTGTATCGTTTTATACATTAGAGCTTTATCCATATATGCTCGATAAGTTTCATGATTGGCATTTAAGAATGGGAATGGAAAAATCACCTCTTAGCGGTTTTCGCTGCTGTTAA
- a CDS encoding carbon starvation CstA family protein: MNAVAVAVCGILIFFLGYKYYSKFLSTRIYQLDPNYQTPAHAFKDGVDFVPTNKWVLWGHHFTSVAGAAPIVGPAIAVYWGWLPAFLWVVLGTVFAAGVHDFGALVLSVRHKGQSVGTLASKIIGQRAKLLFLFIILILVLMVNAVFAWVISNLFIQFPAAVLSVFIQIPLAIWIGYTVYKKRGGMLLPSLCALVIMYFSAILSSRIPALQIDLPRYFGGEETIVAFGLNGVAFSFFIWIIILMIYVYVASTLPVWKLLQPRDYINSHQLVVGLAILYLGLLFSNPSITAPASNISTDIPWFPLLFITIACGAISGFHGLVASGTSSKQLNKEPDARFVGYFGAIGEGLLALAAILAVVTYFNSENDFIGAYSSFDTANANGLGYFIEGSGVLATGIFLPADIATTIVAIIVVSFAATTLDTSVRLMRYIISELGQEYNIKPLTKMHVATAVAVTSSAALVLLPEGPQGFGSGGYVLWPLFGTSNQLLAGITLLLVTLWLKRQGRNYLFTLIPMIFLMIMTVWAMTHQVFMEWSGIAEGENMNLLLFLLGAIILVFALWILLEALSGLWRKNTNNDHFST, translated from the coding sequence ATGAATGCAGTTGCTGTAGCAGTATGTGGTATCTTGATTTTTTTTCTCGGCTACAAATATTACTCGAAATTTTTATCCACTCGAATTTATCAACTAGACCCAAATTACCAAACCCCAGCACATGCTTTTAAAGATGGCGTTGATTTCGTTCCTACAAATAAATGGGTGCTTTGGGGACACCATTTTACATCTGTTGCTGGCGCAGCACCCATTGTAGGGCCTGCAATAGCAGTGTATTGGGGATGGCTTCCAGCTTTTTTATGGGTTGTCCTTGGAACTGTCTTTGCAGCGGGGGTTCATGATTTTGGTGCTTTAGTTCTTTCTGTTAGGCATAAAGGGCAGTCTGTTGGGACGCTGGCAAGTAAAATCATTGGTCAACGAGCAAAGTTACTGTTCTTGTTTATTATTCTTATTTTAGTGTTAATGGTTAACGCTGTCTTTGCTTGGGTTATTTCTAATTTATTTATCCAGTTCCCCGCAGCAGTCTTATCTGTATTTATTCAAATTCCTCTAGCAATATGGATTGGTTATACCGTTTATAAAAAAAGGGGTGGCATGCTACTTCCTTCTTTATGTGCTCTCGTCATTATGTATTTTTCAGCTATCCTTTCTTCACGTATCCCTGCTTTACAAATCGATTTGCCGAGATATTTCGGAGGAGAAGAAACGATTGTGGCATTTGGCTTAAACGGCGTTGCCTTTTCATTTTTCATTTGGATTATCATTTTAATGATTTATGTATATGTCGCTTCCACTTTACCGGTATGGAAACTTCTACAGCCAAGAGATTATATTAATTCCCATCAGCTAGTTGTAGGGTTAGCTATTTTATACTTAGGTCTGTTATTTTCTAACCCATCAATAACAGCACCTGCCTCGAATATAAGTACAGATATTCCATGGTTTCCACTGTTATTCATCACTATTGCTTGTGGGGCTATTTCTGGTTTTCATGGTCTTGTGGCTTCCGGCACGTCTAGTAAACAATTAAACAAAGAACCTGACGCTCGGTTTGTAGGGTATTTCGGTGCTATCGGAGAAGGTTTATTAGCTCTTGCGGCTATATTAGCCGTTGTCACTTATTTTAATTCAGAGAATGACTTTATAGGCGCTTACTCATCATTTGATACAGCCAATGCTAATGGCCTAGGTTATTTTATTGAAGGATCAGGAGTACTTGCAACGGGGATTTTCCTTCCAGCAGATATTGCGACAACGATCGTGGCGATCATTGTTGTAAGCTTTGCAGCGACTACTTTAGATACATCAGTAAGGTTGATGCGTTATATCATTTCTGAATTAGGACAGGAATATAACATTAAGCCATTAACGAAAATGCATGTGGCGACAGCGGTGGCAGTGACGTCAAGTGCAGCTCTTGTTCTTCTACCAGAGGGTCCACAAGGTTTTGGTTCAGGCGGATATGTTCTTTGGCCATTGTTCGGGACATCTAATCAATTATTAGCAGGGATTACACTGCTACTTGTCACGCTATGGCTTAAACGGCAAGGCAGAAACTACTTATTTACTCTGATCCCAATGATTTTCTTAATGATTATGACAGTCTGGGCTATGACTCATCAAGTTTTTATGGAATGGTCAGGAATAGCTGAAGGAGAAAATATGAACCTGCTTTTATTCCTACTTGGAGCCATTATTCTAGTATTTGCTTTGTGGATATTGTTAGAAGCACTTTCAGGCTTATGGCGAAAAAATACCAATAATGATCATTTCTCAACATAA